In Paraburkholderia youngii, the genomic stretch TCGACGACCATCTGCACCTCGACCTTCTTCTGCTGATCCGAGAGCGCGATATTGCCCTTCGCGAACGCGATATCGTGCAGATCGAGCTTCCACTCGGATGGCCCGGTCGATGAAGGCAGTTTGAAGGTCCAGTTATTGCGGCCGTCTACAAGACGTTCGAGATCGACCGATGGATTCACGAGGTTGATCGCCGGAATCACGATGTCGTGCGCGAGGAGCGGCAGCACCTCGACTTCGAAGTCGATTTCGTCGAGCGTCGCGAACTGCGGCTGTTTGGCCCAGTCGGGATTGCCGATCGTGATGTTGGCGGCCGAAAAGCGCGGCCAGGGCACCCAGCCGCGCCAGCCGGTTTCGCCGACCGCATGACGCCAGCCCACCTTCAGATCGCCGTTGATCGCGAACGGCCTGCCGATCGCCTGGCTGACCTTGTCGTCGATGTAAGGCCGCGCGCGGTTCCAGTCGAAGGTCAGGATGAAGATGACGAGCGCAACGATCAGGATGACGAGCACCGCCAGCAGCCATGCAAGGATTTTTCCGACCCGTCGTCCGATGCTGCTCGACACTGCCATTGAAAGGCTCCGCGTGTTGTTCCACGTTGTGCACCGTGCAGCAGTTATCGTGCCTGGCGCGTGGCAATGAATCGTCGCGCCGGTTGTGGGTTGTGTGCGCTATTCGCGCCTCGCCGTTTTATCATGGCGCACGCTTTGCCGACAGACCGACCGGCGCATTGACGCCGTCGCGCCGGCATCGAAGCGACACCCTCCCCACGACGCTCCAACCATGACGACCGATGTTCCTCTCCTTTTCGCCGACGGCATCGTGCGGCGGGATGCGCAGCGCGGCCAGACGCTGTTGCAGCAGACCACTTTCGTGCTGCGCGCCGGCGAGCGCGTCGCGATCACCGGACCGTCCGGCTCCGGCAAGAGCGTGTTCCTGCGCGCGCTCGCGCTGCTCGATCCGATCGATGCAGGGCGCATCTTGTGGCATGGTGCGCCGCTCGTGCGAGCGGCGATTCCGCGCTATCGGCGCGGCGTCGCGTATATCCGGCAGCGGCCCGCGCTGATCGACGGCAGCGTCGAAGACAATCTGCGCTATCCGTTCGAGCTGCGCGCGTATCGCGACGCGCGCTTCGATCGCGTGCGGGCGGCCACGCTTGCGATGCAGGCCGGCCGCGGCGAGGACTTTCTCGGCAAGCGCGCAAGCGAATTGTCGGGCGGCGAAGCGCAGATCGCCGCGCTGATCCGGGTGCTGCAACTCACGCCCGAAGTGTTGTTGCTCGACGAGCCGACCGCGTCGCTCGACCCGGCTTCGTCGCGCGCGATCGAAGCGCTCGTGCAGGCATGGTTCGATGCCGCGCCTCGCGCTCACGCATCGATATGGGTATCGCACGATCTCGAGCAGGCGGCACGCATGAGCGAACGGCATTTGACGATGCGCGCCGGCGTGCTGGCCGAACACACCACGGTGCGGCGCGACGCGGACCAACGCGATGTTGCGGGCCTGCGTCGGGAGTCCCGCCCATGAGCCTGCAGAATCTGAGCTTGTGGGACGTCGCAATCGCGACGCTGCTGATCGTCGTGAATGGCGTGGTGTCGGTCGCGTTGAAACTCGATCTCGAACGCAAGCTCGCATGGGCGGCGGTGCGCACCGTGGTCCAGTTGCTCGCGATCGGCTATGTGCTCGGCTGGGTGTTCAGTTTCGCTCGCTGGTACGTGGTGCTGCCGCTGATGATCGTGATGACGCTGATCGCGGGTTTCGCCGGCGCGCAGCGCGGCAGCCACACCTATGCCGGACAACGCGCCGACAGTGTGCTGTCGATCTGGGTCAGCTCGTGGCTCGTGGCCGCGGTGGGACTGTTCGTCGTGATCCGCATCCATCCGTGGTACGAGCCGCAATATGCGATTCCGATTCTCGGCATGATCCTCGGCAACACGCTGACCGGTGTATCGCTCGGCATCGAGCGGATGACCGAGGAACTGACCGCGCGGCGCGACCGCGTCGACATGGCGCTCGCGCTCGGCGCGACACGCTGGGAGGCCGCGCAGGCGCCGGCGCGCCAGGCGGTGCGCGCGGGCATGATGCCGACGTTGAATCAGATGGCGGTGGTCGGCGTCGTCAGTTTGCCGGGCATGATGACCGGGCAGGTGCTGGCCGGGCAGTCGCCATTGCAGGCGGTGCGCTATCAGATCGTCATCATGTTTCTGATCGCGGCGGCGTCGGCGCTGGGGACGGTGGGCGCAGTGCTGCTCACGTACCGACGACTGTTTTCGGCCGAGCATCAGTTCTTGCCGGCGCGGCTCGTCGAGCGTGAGGCACGCAAAGGATGACTCACCGGGATGACACGCTAACGCATGTGACGGTTCGCGCACGCGGCCATCACCGCGCGCGCTGGATCATTCAACGCTTCGCGGTGACGGCGACCTCAGTGCCATCGTTCAGCGTCAGCGTTTTCGTCGTGCCGTTGACCGGCATCGTGAAACGCACGATCTGACTCATGCGCACATCGTTCGGACACTTGAGCGACTTGCCTGCGCTCGTCACGGTTTTGACACCATGCGGCGTCTGCGCCTGGAAGCTCAGCTGTACGGTCGCGGTGCCGTCGCTCGCCACCACCGGTGCGAGACGGATCTGCGTCTGGCGGATCATCGCGCCGTTCTCGTCGACCGGCAGCGACGCATAGTCCGGGCATGCGTCGGTAGCGGGCACCGGACCGCCGGGCGGCACGGTCTTCCACGTGAAGTCGTCCGTTTCGCCCGAGCGGATCGTGCGGGTCTCCTGGGAATTGCCGAACTGTTTCGACGTGACGCGAACGGTGTAGCGGATCGGACCGTCGAGCGCGGCCTTGTTGGTCACCGTGATCGGCGTGGCTGCGTGAGCAGCCGGCTCGAGCGCGCAGGCGAGAGAAGCGACAATCGAAACGGCGGAGAGTTTGAAGCTGAAGCTCATACTGTCACCTCGTTGTTGTGCCGCTGCGCGCTCGCGTCGACGCGATTGCCCGTGCACTGTTCGCGCACTGCCGAGGCCCGGCCGGTTCACACCGCCTTGCCTCGCCGCAAGACACGCAACCGTTTTGGCATGCTGCGTCGTCAGTCTAACGCCAAGCGCGCTGCCGCGCGTGTCGTGTAGGCTCGGGTGTTAACCCGCTTGCGGCGACGCGCTTTCTGCGCGTCGATTTCATCTCAGAAGCCGGTCAGCACCAGCTTGCCGATCGCGCGCCCTGCTTCCAGCAACCGATGCGCGCGGCGCAGATTCTCGGCGTTGATGCGGCCCAAGTCCTCGCCGAGCGTCGTGCGCAACGTGCCCGCGTCGACGAGGCGCGCGACCTCGGTCAGCAGCTTGTGCTGCTCGATCATGTCGGGCGTGCCGAACATCGAGCGCGTGAACATGAATTCCCAGTGAAACGCGGCGCTCTTCGCCTTCAGCAATTCGACCGGTACCGCGGCGCTGTTTTCGACGATCGTGCAGATACCGCCTTGCGGTTTGATCAGTTCGGCCGCGGCCGGGAAATTGCGATCGGTGTCGTTGAAGATCAGGACGTAGTCGACCTGTTCGATGCCGAGCTCTTTCATCTGCGCGGACAGATCGCCAAAGTGATCGACGACGTGATCCGCGCCGAGCTCCCGTGCCCATTTCGCCGATTCGGGCCGCGACGCGGTCGCGATCACCTTCAGCTTGGCGAGCTGCTTGGCGAGCTGGATGCCGATCGAGCCGACCCCGCCCGCGCCGCCGAAAATCAGCACCGTGCGGCCTGCGTCGGCGCCCTGCGGCGACACGCCGAGGCGGTCGAACAATGCTTCCCATGCAGTGATCGCGGTCAGCGGCAAGGCGGCCGCGTGCGTGAAATCGAGCGACGCCGGCTTGTGTCCGACGATCCGTTCGTCCACCAGATGAAACTCGCTGTTGGCGCCCGGCCGCGTAATGCTGCCCGCATAAAACACGGGATCGCCGACCTTGAACAGCGTGACCTCGGGCCCGGCCGCGACGACGGTGCCGGCCGCGTCCCAGCCGAGCACGCGCGGCGTCTTCTCGACGCTATCCTTCGGCGCGCGCACCTTGGTGTCGACCGGGTTCACCGAAATGGCTTCGACCTTGACCAGCAGATCGCGGCCGCTCGCTTCGGGTTTGGGGATCTCGACGTCGACGAGCGCTTCGGCGTGATCTATTGGCAGATAACGGTAGAGTCCGACGGCTTTCATGGCTGCTCCTCGTGGGTTCGGTTGATGTGCAAGCATGACCCGAATCGTAA encodes the following:
- a CDS encoding ABC transporter ATP-binding protein codes for the protein MTTDVPLLFADGIVRRDAQRGQTLLQQTTFVLRAGERVAITGPSGSGKSVFLRALALLDPIDAGRILWHGAPLVRAAIPRYRRGVAYIRQRPALIDGSVEDNLRYPFELRAYRDARFDRVRAATLAMQAGRGEDFLGKRASELSGGEAQIAALIRVLQLTPEVLLLDEPTASLDPASSRAIEALVQAWFDAAPRAHASIWVSHDLEQAARMSERHLTMRAGVLAEHTTVRRDADQRDVAGLRRESRP
- a CDS encoding ABC transporter permease yields the protein MSLQNLSLWDVAIATLLIVVNGVVSVALKLDLERKLAWAAVRTVVQLLAIGYVLGWVFSFARWYVVLPLMIVMTLIAGFAGAQRGSHTYAGQRADSVLSIWVSSWLVAAVGLFVVIRIHPWYEPQYAIPILGMILGNTLTGVSLGIERMTEELTARRDRVDMALALGATRWEAAQAPARQAVRAGMMPTLNQMAVVGVVSLPGMMTGQVLAGQSPLQAVRYQIVIMFLIAAASALGTVGAVLLTYRRLFSAEHQFLPARLVEREARKG
- a CDS encoding DUF6013 family protein, encoding MSFSFKLSAVSIVASLACALEPAAHAATPITVTNKAALDGPIRYTVRVTSKQFGNSQETRTIRSGETDDFTWKTVPPGGPVPATDACPDYASLPVDENGAMIRQTQIRLAPVVASDGTATVQLSFQAQTPHGVKTVTSAGKSLKCPNDVRMSQIVRFTMPVNGTTKTLTLNDGTEVAVTAKR
- a CDS encoding zinc-binding alcohol dehydrogenase family protein, which codes for MKAVGLYRYLPIDHAEALVDVEIPKPEASGRDLLVKVEAISVNPVDTKVRAPKDSVEKTPRVLGWDAAGTVVAAGPEVTLFKVGDPVFYAGSITRPGANSEFHLVDERIVGHKPASLDFTHAAALPLTAITAWEALFDRLGVSPQGADAGRTVLIFGGAGGVGSIGIQLAKQLAKLKVIATASRPESAKWARELGADHVVDHFGDLSAQMKELGIEQVDYVLIFNDTDRNFPAAAELIKPQGGICTIVENSAAVPVELLKAKSAAFHWEFMFTRSMFGTPDMIEQHKLLTEVARLVDAGTLRTTLGEDLGRINAENLRRAHRLLEAGRAIGKLVLTGF